The following nucleotide sequence is from Penicillium digitatum chromosome 5, complete sequence.
TGCTGCGCCACCCCCCATTTCCCCTTCGGACCGGGAGGTTGACAACTTTCTCGAGTCAGGGGCTCATTGACCACAGAAGGAAAACCGGCTTCGAAATTGTACGCCTCGTTTTTCAATATGGCAGAGGAATAAATCTCCTGTTCAGTGCATGGGGCACCGGGTGTGTGCAGAGCATCTATGACCATCGACCCTGCATTCCAGGACCAACATGCTCCAGTTGTCGAAGGGATGATAAGCAAGGGTCGTTTTCAAATCTAGAGGGGATCGCATTTATAACAAATAGTCCAACTGGATGTAATATCTCGCTACGCCTGAATTTTCTAGAAGGTCTTAGCTTATCCTAAGTGGAGCATCGAGGCTCCACACATTCATCAGATAGAGATAGCATCGAGGAGAGCATGAGATCAGTGTGCTGTTCATCGCGTTGTCATCTAGATACCTCGAAAGAAAAGACACGCATGTGCCCAACATGAAACAGCGTGGAAGGGTCcccttttttggggggggttttttttggtttttacttagtttttaaaaaaaaaatcaaagcGCGAATCATGATGTTCTGTGTAAAATGCCTCATGGCTCTATCACGCGATGTAGATACGAGATATTGTGCCGGCAACAACTGGCCGGGGAAGGAATATAAAAAGGGCACAACAGTCTGGCTAGTTAATCAGTATTACAGTTTGAATCTACACAGTCTCATCTATTGCATTGCATCATGGGTTCGATAGAAGGATTATCCCAGCAACTTTCGGACCAGACGAGCGACTGCTCCTATGTCTATGGCACTCGGTTCGCCACCAGGGCTTTGCCATCGCATCAACTTCCAGATGGAGGGATGCCAAAGGAAGTGGCGTACCAGATGATCAAGGATGACCTGGCCCTGGATGGTCAGCCCATCTTGAAGTGAGTAGAGCTCTCTCAAGGATCCCAAAACGAGACTGACATCTTGGACCATCTAGCCTCGCCAGTTTTGTGACCACGTACATGGTATATCAACTGTTCACCTTGTGCTTGACCGGCGCTCACACTGCAGCAGGAAGAGGAAGCCCTGAAACTACTCGTCGAATCATCAAACAAGAACATCATCGACCACGAAGAGTATCCCAAATCCGTCGAGATCGAGCACCGCTGCCTGAATATCCTCGCCGACCTATTCCACTCTCCAGTCGCTAACGGAAATCCAACTGCCTTTGGCACATCATGTATTGGATCTTCCGAAGCCATCATGCTCGCAACCCTGGCCATGAAGAAGCGTTGGATCATCAACCGCAAAGCCCAGGGGAAAGACTTCTCTAATCCGAACATCATCATGAGTAGTGGTGTACAAGTCTGCTGGGAAAAGGCAGCCAAATACTTCGACATCGCCGAGAAGCTTGTCCCATGCACTGAGACGCGGTACGTGATTGACCCAATTCAAGCCGTCGACATGGTCGACGAGAACACCATTGGTATCTGTGCCATCCTCGGCACCACATACACGGGTCAGTACGAAGACGTACAAGCCATCAGTGAGATCCTCCTTGCAAAAGGTCTGGACACTCCCATCCATGTAGATGCCGCCAGCGGGGGATTCGTGGCTCCGTTCGTGAACCCGGATCTCGTGTGGGATTTCAAGTTGCCCAACGTCGTCTCGATCAATGTCTCAGGGCATAAATATGGCCTGGTAAATTCACTCACGCATCACCGCCAGCTTCGATACAGGCCCAAGATACTAATCTCCCCAGGTCTACCCCGGAATCGGCTGGGCCCTCTGGCGGTCATCGGAGTACCTCCCCGAAGACCTAGTCTTTAACATCGACTATCTAGGCGCCGAGCAACTGAACTTCACCATGAACTTCTCCAAACCAGCTTCGCACATCGTAGCCCAGTACTACCAGCTCATCCGACTCGGTCGAAGCGGGTACACCAGCATTATGAGAAACCTCACGAAGACAGCCGACTACCTCACCAGTCAGCTGCAAGAACTGGGCTTCATCATTATGAGTGAAGGGGCCGGTAAGGGTCTGCCAGTCGTGGCGTTCCGACTGAGTCCAACGCAGAATGTCATCTTCGACGAGTGGGCACTTGCACGGAAACTGCGCGAGAGGGGGTGGATCGTGCCTGCTTACACTATGGCGGCTGATTGTGAAGAGATGGGGATGATGAGGGCTGTTGTCAGGACCGATTTCAGTATGGGACGGTGTGTGAGTCTGGTGCGGGATGTGCGAGATGCCCTAGCGGATTTGGCGGGCATGGAGATTCGGAATATCCAACGGTATCAGGCGTGAGTTATACTTCTTTGGAGCTGTGACCCAGGAAGTTCTGCTAATCGGTGTTATGGCATAGATTGGTTCAGAGTTATGTTTCGAtttcgaagaagaagtggaCTTCTTCTCGGATAGTCAGTCAGGAAGTGGGCAAAGAGATAGAAGGGGTTTGAGGGTTTGGATTGGCGGTTTATTTTCTGTAGAGTGAGACAGCTTGCAGTTGTTTACTGGGTTTTTTAATTTATCTCTAGATGCGTTGAAATGCTTGAGATCTGTAATTGTAGGAAGAAGCACGATAGGTCACGAAGGGAGACACTAATCATACTGATTGAAATTCTACTTTTGTCCGGAGAAGGCTGTATTCTTGCTCTGAAGATTCATTCTGACACAAGAATTATCGATCAAGTCATGAGAGTGGAGTTGGACATGGAGAGGAGCAGAGACAGTATCACAGGGCAGCACGCACTGTCATTATAAATTAGGGGGATAGGTGGTTCAAGGGAATGTCAAGGGAATGTCGGAAGGTTACCAGCCAAGTTAGCATCCCAATCCCACAACTCTGGGCCAGTGTAATCCAGTCCGTCAAACCAACCTCCTAGCTCCATTGGCTGCGAAAGGTCAGCGTAGCCCCGAAATCCCGAGGAACAGTAACTTACCATCAAACCACTAAAGTCAGTCGACAGAAGCGACGCAGGATCAATTTCTCTCGGTGTAGCCGCAGCCGGAGTTGTCTCTGAAGGAATGGAAGTCTGAACAGGAACGTTAGGGGATAATATACACACAGCTATAAGCGAATATACCAACCTGAACGGGGCGGTTATCAACACTGTCTTTGGCTTCCTGATATGTAAGACCATTCAAGATCGCCCTGCCGATGCGAACGGACCTTTTGGAGGCCATGTCAACATTGCACAAAGGATCCTCGCCCTTAATGCGCGATTTGACCGAAGCGAGGATGATATTCAAAAACAGGAAAGGCTTGCCCCCCTTTCCACCGGGACCAATGCGTCTCCCGAAGTTGTCAGCGGTACGTTCGACAGCCTGCATCATCACGCCTTGCTGGGACTGGATCATGCTCATGAGCACGCTGGAGTTGACACCATCAATCCCGGATGTAGCGGACGTACTCATTTCATTGGCTTGGAGGGACAGTTCCACGCAGGCAGTGATTGCAGCGTGGAAGGTTTCATCGCGGAACATACCGTTACTCAGCTGAGTGATGTGCGGGTAGATGATGTCGTCTGTCGGGGAGGGGAGTTCCATCTGGGAGAGAATGCCGAGGGATTCTTCGAGGCAGATTTTGCGGGAGTAGGAGCATTTGGGTAGACGAGCAACACTGAGGGAGAAGGGGCGGTGGAGGGCAAGGAGGAATTTGCGCATGATGAAGAGATGTAGGGATTGGGCGAACCGGTGACGACCAGATTCTCCCGGAGCGATACTCGGGGCAATATCGTCAAATAGGGAGGATGCACACTGCATGGAGCGGGAAAGTTCATCACCCATTAGCAGGGCGTCGTCGTAAGGTAGATTAAATCGGAGACTGTTGATTTTCTTGGCGATTCGATAGCGCAGTGGGAGGGTTTTCGTAAGGAGAGATTGGTAGAAGTTTTGGGTATTAAGGGCAGTACTGAGTAGGGCAGGATTATTCTCCATGTCTGGTATCAAGTCCGCATCGTCCCAATTGGACGGTGGGTCGCAGTCGCATTCGTCTAGGTCAACTGAGGGCGGAACGCCGCGGTCGAGAGAGATCTTGAGATCCAGTTCGACGATAGTAGCCCAAAGGCGACGGCGCAGTTCAGAATAAAATGGTCGAGCCTTGCGGAAGCGAGTCGGATCACGATGCAGACCCATTGTCGTCGCAGACCGAATCAGCGACCCGGCTGAGGCCCAGGCTACATCCCCGTCGCTGGCGACTCCAAGACGAGCTACCAGAAGAAGGGTTTGGGTCTGGAGCATTCGGAAGTCGATCTCCGGGCTCACAAATGTGCACGAGACGTATGACTGGACAGCCATGATCCATTTCATGGCCGATTTCTGGAATACGTCTCGGTCATCTTGACCTGGAGGTGGGACATAGAAACAACTTCCAGCAGCCATCACGGCGAGTAACTGAGCGACGAAAGCCATGTCAACTGGCTGGGTGTTGGCCCAGTAATCAGCATACTGTCTCAAGAATGTCGGCGTGTGCAAGATTCGATATGTCATCTCGAAAGTGTCGAGATACAACCGAAGCAGATGATCAGCAACATTCCGCTGGGGCACTATCTCCTCGAGCTTATAAGCTTGCTCGCGAAACTCGCGCTGATGATCCTGTGTCTCGCGTGACCAGAGCTCCGTCTTGAACTTTTTCATATCAGTGTACTCTTTATCTTTCCCCTCCCCGCGGCAATGACCACGGTGCATAAATGTACAAATATCTTTGAACTACATCTTCATCAGCAAATCAATCCCCGAATAAAAAGAAGGATACTCACAAAAGAAATAGTAGTGGTATAATGACTGCGACCGAAATAACGAGTCTTGTTCTTTTTCCCGCGGAAATTCCAATCTGGCAAGAATCGCACGCGGTCGTCCACACCCACATTTTCAGAACTACTAGCGGTACCGACTTCAGAAAAGACATCGGAAACCGAGGTCTCAGGAGTCTGAAGATGAGACGACTTGCCGAGTGAATTCTCCAGAGCTCGCAACCGACTCCGGAGCTCATGCAGCTCATCAAAATGGCCACGTTTCGAGACGCGATTCGACATCGAATTTGGCCCCAATTTCGAGTCAAAGACGAACATTCCACTTTTCCGGTCGGACTGTTCTTCCACGCCATACGGTAATTGCGGGGGCGACATACGTCGCTGAGAAGAATCAGATACAATACCATTTCCAGGTTGAACTCCAACAAAGACGCATtgggttgttgtttttgAGCGCACGCATTGCCCGCAGGGCAGAGAGCGGTCACATTTTAATTTGCGCTTGCGACAGACTGTACAAGACAGGGGCGGGCGACGGCGACGCTGCGGAGTGCGAAATTGATTTTCTATCTCTTCATGATCTAAGGAGAGCTGGTCATGATGATTTTCCATCTTGAGGGATGTTGAGTGATTCTGAGTTCAGATTGGATTTTCTTTGTTCGTCGCAGGAAGTCCTTGCGACGCTAGACATGGGTGAGACGTCGCTAGTAGGAGATGAGGGGCACTTTTCTGGATTACCTGGCTACACACGTGGACAATATGTGATAGTCACTGACCGATGGCCTTGGAAACTGTCAAGGGCTCGGTTGACAGGTTGACTTGAATGTAGGTCTCGACCTTGAAAGCTGCTCGATGGAGAATGTCTAGCCTCGGAGTTACCATTTCTGGTGATAGTGGACTTATCCCCGAGAGATGCTCTGAAATAACGAGTCAAGCTTTGCTTGAGTGACTCATTGCGTATTCTGGCTGGATGCCGTCCATAGATATTAATTGAATATTAGAACAAGATAAATCGCCTGTACATAATACATGGAGTATGGAGTATGGAGCATGGAGGACAGGTAAGATCCAAAAATAACGCGGGGGAATGCTAGCCGCACTTGATGTCACGTGATCTTGTCTCCCACCTGTAAAATCAGGCATCCAATGAATATTTAAGGTCGGCTTGGCACTTGGCTTTCCCCTTTCTACCAGACATGCTCAGCTGGAGAAAGCTCTCCGCAATATTTCATTCTGTAAGAAAAAGCCAAGGTTGAAAAATGAGTTCAAGGTCAAATGACAAACTTCTCTTTCGATATATCCGCAACACTACGCCGAGACTACattcaaatcaaagaaaaagctaCATCGACTGCCAAAACAACGTCATAACAAACCGCATGTAAACCAGCAAGTAGTTCGCAACTGTAAAAGCAAGGAAGATACCGAGATATGGCCAGATCTTCGAAGAGTCCAGACCGATTCCAGCCAAGTACTACCAACACAGTTTAGCATCAATTCCAGATACAACAAAACAAGTTCCAGGGAACAAAACTCACATCATCACCAAGGCTACAATCACAATGTCCACACTTACTCATCCCATCCGGGTTCGAGAGATACCCAACGGCCTTCGC
It contains:
- a CDS encoding Pyridoxal phosphate-dependent transferase, major region, subdomain 1, which codes for MGSIEGLSQQLSDQTSDCSYVYGTRFATRALPSHQLPDGGMPKEVAYQMIKDDLALDGQPILNLASFVTTYMEEEALKLLVESSNKNIIDHEEYPKSVEIEHRCLNILADLFHSPVANGNPTAFGTSCIGSSEAIMLATLAMKKRWIINRKAQGKDFSNPNIIMSSGVQVCWEKAAKYFDIAEKLVPCTETRYVIDPIQAVDMVDENTIGICAILGTTYTGQYEDVQAISEILLAKGLDTPIHVDAASGGFVAPFVNPDLVWDFKLPNVVSINVSGHKYGLVYPGIGWALWRSSEYLPEDLVFNIDYLGAEQLNFTMNFSKPASHIVAQYYQLIRLGRSGYTSIMRNLTKTADYLTSQLQELGFIIMSEGAGKGLPVVAFRLSPTQNVIFDEWALARKLRERGWIVPAYTMAADCEEMGMMRAVVRTDFSMGRCVSLVRDVRDALADLAGMEIRNIQRYQALVQSYVSISKKKWTSSRIVSQEVGKEIEGV
- a CDS encoding C6 transcription factor, putative translates to MENHHDQLSLDHEEIENQFRTPQRRRRPPLSCTVCRKRKLKCDRSLPCGQCVRSKTTTQCVFVGVQPGNGIVSDSSQRRMSPPQLPYGVEEQSDRKSGMFVFDSKLGPNSMSNRVSKRGHFDELHELRSRLRALENSLGKSSHLQTPETSVSDVFSEVGTASSSENVGVDDRVRFLPDWNFRGKKNKTRYFGRSHYTTTISFFKDICTFMHRGHCRGEGKDKEYTDMKKFKTELWSRETQDHQREFREQAYKLEEIVPQRNVADHLLRLYLDTFEMTYRILHTPTFLRQYADYWANTQPVDMAFVAQLLAVMAAGSCFYVPPPGQDDRDVFQKSAMKWIMAVQSYVSCTFVSPEIDFRMLQTQTLLLVARLGVASDGDVAWASAGSLIRSATTMGLHRDPTRFRKARPFYSELRRRLWATIVELDLKISLDRGVPPSVDLDECDCDPPSNWDDADLIPDMENNPALLSTALNTQNFYQSLLTKTLPLRYRIAKKINSLRFNLPYDDALLMGDELSRSMQCASSLFDDIAPSIAPGESGRHRFAQSLHLFIMRKFLLALHRPFSLSVARLPKCSYSRKICLEESLGILSQMELPSPTDDIIYPHITQLSNGMFRDETFHAAITACVELSLQANEMSTSATSGIDGVNSSVLMSMIQSQQGVMMQAVERTADNFGRRIGPGGKGGKPFLFLNIILASVKSRIKGEDPLCNVDMASKRSVRIGRAILNGLTYQEAKDSVDNRPVQTSIPSETTPAAATPREIDPASLLSTDFSGLMPMELGGWFDGLDYTGPELWDWDANLAGNLPTFP